From a single Nilaparvata lugens isolate BPH unplaced genomic scaffold, ASM1435652v1 scaffold6691, whole genome shotgun sequence genomic region:
- the LOC120356408 gene encoding uncharacterized protein LOC120356408 has protein sequence MTQQYNDAAALSTGELLRRAVTPFPGRLKIAHVNAQSLLCHIDEFRHVFGGQDCDVVLVSESWLKPDVSNRLVELDGYVLLRNDRLHKNGGGVAAFVKRALLPSHKYSSDSSIPNRPEYMFLEIKSHNVKMLIGVCYRPPHIGFMSDFGDTLLRLMLPYSHIAVMGDFNTDLLGRDTYDKTQLTTMFYTGGMTLLPLQATHHTATSDTLLDLIAVCDERSAVGHGQIPFPALSAHDMVYLVYGLKSPKQKPKIIEYRDYKNINYHELFNEGMTLNWQTIYATNDVNYMVNELHNGVSYLFNKYIPLVQRRVTRDPAPWISREIRRMMAERDRCSRVARRTKSSVDFNSYKRMRNLCKQTIRNAKSRYFQNLISSAGSSACKWRRLRSVGVGGEGGGPVVSHSLDDLNNFFTDIPVGLDRAHDYINSLPAQVTGEPFYFSCVSASDVLAAVLKIKSNAIGADDLPLKFIKLCFPSYFPSSPTS, from the coding sequence ATGACACAGCAGTATAACGATGCTGCCGCGCTGAGCACCGGCGAGCTGCTTAGGCGGGCGGTCACTCCATTTCCCGGCCGACTGAAGATTGCTCATGTGAATGCACAATCCCTCCTCTGTCACATCGACGAATTCAGGCATGTATTCGGAGGCCAGGATTGTGACGTTGTCTTGGTATCGGAGTCTTGGCTGAAACCTGACGTTTCAAATAGGCTTGTGGAACTTGATGGGTATGTACTCCTTCGTAACGATCGCTTACATAAAAACGGTGGAGGTGTTGCTGCGTTTGTTAAGCGCGCCTTGCTGCCGAGTCATAAGTATTCATCCGATTCATCGATTCCAAATAGACCCGAATACATGTTCCTTGAAATTAAATCTCATAATGTTAAAATGCTGATTGGAGTATGTTATCGACCACCTCATATAGGATTCATGAGTGACTTTGGAGATACCCTGTTGCGTCTCATGCTGCCGTACAGCCATATAGCTGTAATGGGAGACTTTAACACTGACTTACTAGGACGTGACACCTATGACAAGACTCAACTCACGACTATGTTTTATACTGGTGGCATGACCCTGCTCCCCCTCCAGGCGACTCATCATACCGCTACGTCTGATACGCTCTTGGACCTGATTGCTGTTTGTGATGAGCGGTCGGCTGTTGGCCATGGGCAGATCCCTTTCCCTGCActgtctgctcatgatatggTTTACCTTGTATATGGCTTAAAAAGTCCCAAACAGAAGCCGAAAATCATTGAATACAGAGATTACAAAAACATCAACTACCATGAGTTATTCAATGAGGGGATGACATTGAACTGGCAAACCATTTACGCAACTAATGATGTTAATTACATGGTGAATGAGTTGCATAATGGTGTATcctatttattcaataagtatATTCCACTTGTGCAGCGCAGAGTGACAAGGGATCCTGCTCCATGGATTTCAAGAGAAATACGTCGGATGATGGCCGAGCGCGATCGGTGTAGTAGAGTTGCACGACGCACAAAGAGCTCTGTGGATTTCAATAGCTACAAGCGAATGAGAAATTTGTGCAAGCAGACCATCAGAAACGCCaaatccagatatttccaaaatCTGATCTCCTCTGCTGGTTCATCTGCTTGTAAGTGGCGTAGACTGAGGTCTGTTGGAGTTGGTGGAGAGGGGGGCGGGCCTGTTGTGTCTCACTCACTGGACGATCTCAACAACTTTTTTACTGACATACCAGTTGGCTTGGATCGTGCCCATGACTACATCAACTCTTTGCCAGCTCAAGTAACTGGAGAGCCATTCTACTTTTCATGTGTCTCAGCAAGTGACGTTTTGGCCGCTGTACTGAAAATAAAGAGCAATGCTATTGGGGCTGATGATCTAccattgaaattcataaaattatgcTTCCCCTCATACTTCCCTTCATCACCCACATCATAA